From the genome of candidate division TA06 bacterium:
GCCCTCCGCATTTGAACCGAGCCTGGAGACCTTCGCCACTGCCCGGGCATTCATAGCCGGGGCTATTTCTATGCCTGTCATTGTGTGGCCGTCCCGGGCTAAAGGCACCACAATTCGCCCTGTCCCGCTGAAGCATTCGAGGATGTTCAAAGGCTTGGACTTGCCGATAAGAGTACGGATCAACTCAATATCGTCTGTGTATGTCTCTGAGCGATCGTACAACTCAGCAAGTAGAGGTTGGTCGTAATTGGCTGAGTATCTGTGTTCTTCCATGGTCCTCACGAATCGAACAAAATGACCTTCTGACAAGTATATACGAATTCTCTGCCGTATGACAACTCGAAAAGACATCCCCGATCCTGCATTTGCAGGGGAAAAACCTTTTAGATTGGATTGGAGCAGGCTGTTCAGCTTCTTGAACTGCGACGTAATCACATGAGATCAGTGTGACTGCCATGGCTGAGAACCGAACCGCTACCTTTTCTCTTCCCGCCCGGGCCGTTTAACGGCCGCTCGTTTCACGGACCCCCTTGCCAAGGGGGAAGCCTGCCTGGGTCGTTCCACGGGGTATTTTTCGTCCTGTTTAGTCTTTGTTAGAGGTCACAAGCGAAGCGCAGTGAGCTCGTTACAAAGAGTTAATCCCGAAAGGAGTCGAGGGGAGCAAAGCCGAAGGAGAAGAGAAGGAGAGGGATGTGCAGAAATCTGAGGTACGCATAGAAGCCAGGTCTGCAGATTTCTCAATCTTATGCCTTGTTCAGAACCGGTTTTCTGTTAATATTGTCGGTGTTCTATGCCATTTCAGAAAGGAGATGTAATATGGACAAAGCTGTCAGTAAAGATGATATATCGCGTTTTTCGGAGGTCTTTGACGCGGATCCCAAGAACGTCCTTGCGTTGAATGCTGTTGCCAAGAGCGGAATCGGTGCCGTGGCATTGAACAGAGAAGTCGTGAATCGAGTTCACCACACATATTCGCATCTGATAGAAACACCTGAAGTTACGAACCAAAAGAAGAGTGGCAGGTGTTGGCTGTTTGCGGGGCTGAATGCATTTCGCCTCACTGCTACGAAGAAACTGAACCTGGAGAAGTTTGAACTCTCACAAGCCTATCTGATGTTCTGGGACAAGCTCGAAAAAGCGAACTTCTTTCTTGAAAACATCATTAAGACGCGCGATGAACCACTCGACGGAAGGCTGGTGATGTGGCTACTGGCAAACGCCCTTCCGGATGGCGGTCAGTGGGACATGTTTGTGAACCTCATAAAGAAATATGGCGTGGTCCCCAAGTTTGCAATGCCCGAAACAGAAAGCAGCAGTCAATCGGGCCCCATGAATGCTGTTCTTGTCGCCAAACTGCGTGAGTACGCGCAGGTCCTACGGAATATGCACGCGGATGCTGCCTCCACAGATGAAATGCGGTCAAAGAAAGGCGAGCAGATGACAGAGTTCTACAAGATGCTTACTATCCATCTTGGTAGGCCGCCGCAAAGCTTCTTGTGGGAATGGCGGGATAAGGACAAGGAGTTCCACAGACACGGCAACATCACACCACAGAAGTTCTTTGAGGAATTCGTGGGCTCCGACACGGACGACATGGTTTGCCTGATAAACGCTCCAACAAAAGACAAACCATATGACAAACTTTACACGGTGCAGTATTTAGGCAATGTAGCAGGTGGAGAAATTGTCCGCTATCTTAATGTCCCAATGGAAGTACTCAAGAAGGCTACTGCTGCCATGATTGCTGATGATAGAGCCGTCTGGTTCGGCTGTGATGTCGGAAAGATGATGGAACGCAAGATGGGTATCCTCGACAACGAGCTGTACGACTATGAGCTTGTCTTTGGTTCTCAGTTCAAATTGGACAAAGCGGGTAGGTTGGATTACGGCCACAGCAAGATGACTCACGCGATGGTGCTCACGGGGGTCGATCTTGACGACACCGGCAAGCCAATCAAATGGCGCGTTGAAAACAGCTGGGGGAAGAAAATCGGCGACAAGGGTTATTTTGTAATGGCCGACAACTGGTTTAATGAATTCCTCTATGAGGTAACAGTAAGCAAGAAATACCTGACTCCAAAACTGCTGGAAGTACTCGATACCGAGCCAGTTGTGCTCCCTCCGTGGGACCCGATGGGAGCGCTTGCCAGAAATGAATAAGCAAAATCAAAACACAGAGTGGTGCTAGGTAGGCAGGTGTCGAGCTATCGCCTCATACGCACATAGCTCTCATACCTCCGCTCAGCTATGTCTCCTGTTTTCACGGCCTCTTTCACTGCACACCCTGGCTCATGTGTGTGACTGCAGTCAAGACCAAATCGACATTGTCCTATGTAGGGCCGCATCTCGCGAAACAGATTGGCCATATGCTCGTCATCGATATTCCACAGACCCAGCTCTCTCATTCCCGGCGTATCAACAACACTGCCCCCGAAGTCCAGCTCAAACATCTCAAGATGACTCGTTGTATGCTTCCCCTTCCTTGTAGCTTCGCTCACCTCCTTCACGCGAAGGTCAAGGCCTGGCTGGATTGCGTTAAGCAATGTCGTCTTGCCTACGCCGGACTTGCCGAGGAAGACAGATACACGACCCTTCAAAGCCTCCTTAGCTTCCTCCAGGCCCAGGCCAGTAACCGCACTGGTCCTGACGACTGGATAGCCTATGTCTTCGTAGACAGAGAGTTCCTCCTCGACCTCTTCCCCCTTTGCCAAATCCATTTTCGTCATACAGATGAGTACCGGAACCTCAGCCGCTTCCGCGTCTGTCAGGTAACGATCCAAGAGCCGCCACTTCGGCTTGGGACGAGCAACTGAAAAGACCGGCACAACCTGGTCTATGTTTACGACAATGACTTGTTCGCGGAGCTTGCGTCCAGCAGCCCGACGACTCAATTTCGTTTCCCTGTGCTGGACCTCAGTTATCAAGCCAGATCCATCACCTGCATCAAGGAAGCTGACTATGTCCCCGACTGCAATTGGATCGACGGTCCTGATGTCCTTTACTGACACAACATGGGGTCGAATAGAGCTGGGGTCAGCAACCGGATAGATGAGACGCTTCCGTAACTTACTTGAGATGGAGCATGCCACAGTCCGGCCATCCGCCTTCACAAAATACTGGCCCAGGCTCTTCTTGAATACTCTTCCAGATTTCATATCTCCTGTATGGCTATTGTCCATTCTTTTTGCTCTCCTTTCTATGTGCAACCATGCGCACAAAGCCAATGTACTGACCACGATCAGCCTCCAGAACCTCCACATCGGATGGAAACTTCTTGGTGCCGGTGGCATGGATCGCCTTCTCATGCTGGAGCCAGACCTTCCAGCCATCTGGCATTGTGTCCACGAGCTCCACCTGCACCAAGCCAGTCTGCTCCCATAGCCGACGCCACCACGTTGTCGTGTGGAAGCTGAAGCACTCACTAGGGTCCCAGAAAACACCTCCACTCTTCTGTTTCTTCGTCAAGTATTCTGGTAGAGTGTCACTTTCAAAATCGCGCATCAATCCAGGGACCATGATGCCGATCTGTCTCCCGGTCCTGACAAACCTGACGAAATACTTGAGATAGAGATCGTCAGTGCCATAGTAGTGGTAGGAATCGATGCAGACAATCGCATCAAAGAACTCTTCAGCGTACGGGAGTGAGTGAGCTTCGGCATGGATTGGAAAGACCTGATCCTCAAGCCCCGCATCGCGAATCCGCTTCCAATTGTCTGCAGCCTCGATCCAGAGGTCGGTCGCCCATACCTGAACGCCAAACTCTCTCGCCAGAAAAATCGAACTCAGAGCTTTCCCGCAACCCATATCCAGCACTCGCATGCCAGGCTTCAATTCCATGTCACTGCACAGCCACTCAGCAAGCCAGAGTGAACTTGGCCCCATTTGATTCTCCAACACCCATTCAGCATCGTACTTCGAAGACATTGGGAACTGCTCAAGCTTCAGCATTGACGCCAGATCTCCTTTGCTTGGACTCATTTTGTTTCTCTCCTTTCTGTAGATTGAAAGGGCCGCGAAATCCTTCTCCCGCGGCACATCAGACACTCCATCTGGTCAAATAAAAAACCGCGGACGTTCGTCACGCCTGCGGCTTGGGTATAAAAGAAACGGCCGCCTCTTCCGGGGCGGTCGCCAGCTTTCAATCAAGAAAACAAACTAACAGCCAATACTCCCGGGGCGTGACAACACCAGAATCTCTATTCTCGCATGCATAAGTCACGCCTCCTTTCCAAACGGACCAACAGAACAACTACCGAAACGCCAAAAATATACACCCTCTCCTCAAAATGTCAAGCGGAAACTCCTGGACTCGGGGGACAGCCCCCGTGTATCTCGCTTTGCGAGAGACGGGGCAGGCATGGATTTTTTGGACTTTTGACCATCTGTCTCATCGGGCCGGGGCGGGGTGTGGATTTTCGATCTTCTATTTCCATCCGTCCTGGTTCTTAGCGGTTACCGCGAAAATGTAAAAGTGTCACGCCTGGCACCCGGGTTTGATGGGAAGTAAGGGGCGTATTGGGCGATAAGCTAAAAACTTGCAGTTTTCTCTTGACAGACTTCGCGAAGTAGCCTATATTTTGTATGAGAGTTTATGGTTACCGATATTGGTTACCGGGAAGCCCAAGACCCTGAAACCACGAGATTACACGAGATTAACACAGAGAAACCTTTATCCTAGGAACAAAACCAGAATATGAGAAATCTTGTAGTAATCTGTGAAATCTGTGGTTTCAGATTGTGGGGTTGAGATGACTGAAAACGACGTAGAGGCCAAGATATTTGGGGTTCTGCAGAAGTCTGCTGAGGGGTTGCAGAGTGAGGAGATCGCCGCCAATCTGGGTCTCACCCGCCACACTGTTGCCAAATACCTTGAGGTCCTCAGAGCCAAGAACAAAATCCACTACAGAAAGGTGGGCAGAACGAAGCTCTGGAAGACCCTCTTCGCAGACATCCACATCCGCTCGCTTGAAAAAGGCGACGTAGACACGATACTTGAAATAATGTCGAACATCGGTCGTCCGACAGCAGGAGAAGAAGAAGAATCTCTATCATACTTAAGAGAGACGGTGGAGCGTCACATAGAGAGAAATGAACCCTTGATGAACCTTGGCGCAGAGCTTGACAAGAGACTGGTCGGCTTCGTCATGGGTGAGATAAGGGCGTGGGAATTCGGCCAAAGGGAGAAGACGGGCTGGATAAAGGTTCTTGGTGTTGATCCAGACTATCAGGGAATGGGAGCCGGGAGGAAGCTTGGAGAGGCACTCCTTTCCAACTTCAAAGCGAGCGGAGTAGCCAGGGTCAGGACGCTGGTTAACTGGTACGAAGGTGACCTTCTCTCCTACTTCAGGACTCTCGGTTTCAACACGCTGAACATCATACCGCTTGAAACAAAGGTCACCACGAGGGATCGAATATGAAGCAGATTCTTCGGCCTTCGACAAACTCCCCTCGATGCTCTCCCCTCGACTTCTCTCGGGAGACCGTGAAACGGCCGCTCGTAAAACGAGCCGGGCGGGCAGGCCCCGTGTATCTTGCTTCGCGAGAAACGGGGCAGGCAGGCCTCAGAATGACACGGATGAAGTAGGACAGAACCTCTGACAGGAGAATGAAGATGAAGGAGATGTTCAAGGAGTTTTACGAAGCCAGGCATGAGTACGCCAAGGAATGGAAGAAGAAGAACCGCGGCAAAGTAATGGGTTATTTCTGTACATACGTGCCAGAGGAGATGCTTTACGCCGCGGGAGTTCTTCCGGTCCGAATTCTGGGAAGCCATGAACCCCAGGACCTGACCGAACCTCACATCTTTGGGATGTTCTGCCCGTTTTGCAGAGACTGTCTGGCTCAGGGTTTGAAGGGAAGGTTCGACTACCTGGATGGTATAATGATAGCTCAGTCCTGCCTGCACGTGAGGCAGGCCTACACTTCGTGGGACCTTCACATACCTACAGAGTACTCATACTATCTCTCCACACCTCATCACGTTCAGTCTCCTCGGGCTATCCCCTACCTGGCAGGTGAACTGGAGGATTTCAAAAAGTCACTCGAAGGGTGGCTGGGCAAGAAGATAACTGATGCGAACCTTGACAAAGGTATCCAAATCATGAACACAAACAGATCGCTCCTGCGAGAACTATACGAGCTCAGAAAACAGGAAGCGCCGCCTCTCACAGGGCTCGATGCGATGTATGCTGTTGTTTCAGGCCAGATGATAGACAAGGTTGAACACAACCGCATACTTGAGGACACATTGAAGAGTCTAAAGAACAAACAGCCTGAAAGGCCAACAGGAAGCAGACTGATGCTAATAGGCAGCGAAGATGACGATACAGGCTTTATAGAGATGGTGGAATCCCTGGGAGCCACTTTTGTAATAGATGACCACTGCACTGGTTCGCGCTATATCTGGGAAGACGTAAAACCTAACGGAGACAGATTGACTGCAATAGCAGAAAGATACGTCAAACGAGTACCATGCCCCACAAAAGATTGGCCGCTGAGAAACCGCCTTCCTCACATTCTCAAACTTGCAAAGGAGTACAAGGTGGAAGGTGCAGTCATCGCTCAACAGAAGTTCTGTGACCCGCACGAACTGGACATACCCGCAATCAAAAAGCTGCTCGAAGAGAATAGCATACCCACCTTATTCCTTGAGTTGGATGTGACTGTTCCCATTGGACAGTTCAAAGTCCGGGTTGAAGCATTCCTGGAGATGCTGAGCGAAGAAGATCTATTCTGAGGAGGATAAGATGGCGAAGTATGAAACTGAACGGCTGAAGTGCTGGAACAAGGCGAAAGAGTTGAGAAAGAATTTCTACGAAGATTACGCGAAAGCCCATGAAAAGGGTGGCATAAGATGGGCTGGAGGTGCGTGGTCCATAGGTTCGATTCCGGCCGGACTGGGAAGAGACGTCTACCCGATCACTTCTGAGCCGTACGCTGCCAGCATTGCATTTGACAGACCCTTCTCAGAAGAATGCCTCGCGGCGATCGAAAAAGAAGGGTATGCCAGGGACCTGTGTTCATACATGCGCAACTACTGGGGAAGTGTTTTGTTGAACAAGTACGCCTTTGGCGGAGAGTTTCCCACTCCTGACTTCATCTGGCAGGATCATATATGCTGCAGCCACGCAAAATGGTACCAGGTGGTGAAGGACATAGAAGAAAAGGACATACCCTACTTCTGCCTTGATGTGGCTGTTGGTCCTTACAGCGAGTTGAATGAGAACAAATTGAACTATGTCGTGGGCCAACTGCACGACGCCATCGAATGGATGGAGAAGCTGACAGGCCGGAACTACCAAGACGAACTGCTCATAGAGGCGGTCAATGATGAGTGCAGATCAACATCTGTCTGGGCTGAGGTGTGCGCGCTGAACAAGGCAATACCAGCACCTCTCGATGAGAAATCCATGTATTCGCTTTATGTCCTGGGCACTCTCAAAAAGCACTCCAAGGATATTGCAGACTTCTACGAGGAGTTGAGAGATGAGGTGAAGGACAGAGTTGACCGGGGTATTGCCGCTGTTGGAAATGAACGGTGCCGGGTGATGACTGACACTCAGCCTCCCTGGGGATTCTTGAAGATATTTAGATATATGGAAAAGTTCGGTTGCATCTCTGTCGGTTCTCTCTACACCTTTGGCCTCATCGGAATGTGGGAAGACAAACCTGACGGGACGTGGGGGCCCAAGACGACCCCGCAGCAAAAGGGGATTGAAATCAAGGACAGGGATGAGGCCTTGAGAATCATTGCTGAGTGGAATCTGTCTAAGCCAGAGTGGCAGCACTTCTATCATCCAAAGCACAAGACCGACATGATGGTGAGAATCGCCAAAGAGTGGAAGCTGGACGGGGTGATGCTTCACTACAACAGGGGATGCGAGGGATTGAGCATTGGGATAGCAGAGAACAGACTTGGCATACAGGAAGCTGGATTCCCTGTCATGACCTTCGAAGGAAACATGGGAGATGAAAGAGAGTTCGATGAGGCGAAAACCGTGGGTAGAATCGACACATTCATGGAAAGTCTCGGATTCAGCAAGGATGAAGAGTAGGGGGATATGATGGTGACAGCAGGAATAGACGTAGGCGCGAAGAGCGTGAAAGTGGTATTACTTGAGAGTGGCAAGGTGACGTCCAGGAGTCTCAAAACAATTGGCCTCAACACTGAGGCGGCCATTAACGAAGCCTTTGAAAGCGCCCTCTCCAACAACGGAATCAAACGTGAAGAGATCTCAAAGATCATAGCCACAGGCGCGGGCAGAAAAGAGGTGAAGTTTGCCGACGGAGAATTGACAGAAGTCGGTGCCTCGGCAAAAGGTGCCCACCATCTCCTCGACTCGGCCCGCACTGTGATAGACATTGGAGCTGAGGAAGGTCGGGCCATAAAGGTAAACGAAAAAGGTAAGGTGGCTGACTTCGCCATAAACGAGAAATGTGCCGCGGGCGCAGGCGCCTTCACTGAAGCGATGTCAAGAGCTCTGGAGGTTGACCTGGAAGACTTCGGAAAGCTCTCGCTGAAGTCCCAGAAGGCCATTCCCATGAACGCACAGTGTGCTGTGTTTGCAGAAAGCGAAGTCGTTTCTCTTATCCACGCCAAGACCCGCAAAGAGGACATAGCCCGGGCAGTCCACGATGCGATAGCAGACAGGATAGTTTCTATGGCAAGACGTGTCGGTATCGCAAAGGACGTTATCGTGGTAGGAGGAGTTGCAAGAAACATTGGTTTCATAGATTCACTGAAACGCACTCTCGAGACTGACGTGGTTGTGCCAGAATACCCTGAGTACGCAGCAGCACTTGGAACCGCCCTACATGCGGCAGAAACCGGAGGTCAATAATGTCGCAGGATTTCTGGAGATGGACTGAATACAGAAAGACTATGCCTGATGTTGACTGGAAGAAGGCTCAAATCCTGACGGCAGGTGTCGATGTGGGATCGGTTAGCTCTCAGGCGGTCGTCATGGCGGACGGGAAGCTCTTCGCGTACAGCAACATGAGGACAGGTTCAGACAGTCCGGAGTCTGCTCAAAAAGCGATGGACTGGGCCCTTGAAGAGACAGGACTCACCCTGGATAAAATTCAGTTCACTGTGGGTACAGGATACGGCAGGGTGAACGTCCCCTTCGCCAATAGGGCGATTACTGAGATTGCATGCCACGCAAGGGGAGCAAACTATTTGTACGGCTCTTCAGTCCGGACTGTTCTCGACATGGGCGGTCAGGACTGCAAGGCGATTCGCTGCGATGAGAGAGGCAAGGTGACAAACTTTCTCATGAACGACAAGTGTGCCGCGGGAACCGGCCGCGGCATGGAAGTTTTTGCTGAGCTCCTGCAGGTACCCATAACCGAGATCGGTCAGATGTCTCTGGACATAGACGAAGAACCAGAGCCGGTATCATCGACATGCGTCGTATTTGCTAAATCTGAGGCGACGGGTCTGCTGAGGGAAGGATGGCCCAAGAACAAGGTGATAGCAGCTTACTGTTCAGCAATGGCTCACCGGATTGTCACGCTCCTGGAGAGAATCGGGATTGAAAAGGATTTCGCCATTACCGGTGGCATCGCAAAAAATCCAGGTGTGGTGACACGGTTAAACAAGGAACTGGGCATCGAACCACTCAAGACCGAATATGACACGCAAACCGCAGGGGCCATCGGCGGCGCCCTTTTTGGATACGCACTGGTGAAGAAAGGCAAAGCAAAGGCAGGTGCGAGTTGATAGCAAACTACGGGTACATGGACGGCAGCGGCCAGTACTTCATAAAGATAGACTCAGACAAGTGCGATGGATGTGGAGACTGTGTGACCGCGTGCCCGGCTGGGGTCCTTGAGGTGGGTGAAGATGAGAACGACCCATTCCGTGAGGAGCCTGTGGTCAAAGTCACTGAGGATCAACGAAAGAAGATCAAATACTCATGCGGGCCCTGTAAGCCTGTTGCCAACAGACCTCCTCTCCCCTGTATGGCAGCCTGCAAGCCCGGAGCGATCGAACACTCCTGGTAAGAGGGGACTCCAAAGTTGAAACTGGTCATAGACGGTCAGACCGTAGAGGCTAGACCGGAAAGCACAATTCTTGAAGCAGCTCTAGAGACACAGATATATATCCCTGCCATCTGTTACCATCCGGATTTGCCGACATTCTCAAAGGCTGAACCCTCGGGGGGGATATTTGGGGGAGTTGAGAAAATCACTTCAGAAGAAAATGCAAAATACCAAGGGTGCGGTCTTTGCATTGTTGAGGTGGATTGGAGAAGTGGTCCAGTCCTTTCATGTGAAACAGAAGCAGAAGACGGTATGGTCATCAAAACAAATACAGAGAAGATCAAGGACAAGAGACAGGAAGCTCTGGCCAGGATACTCAAAGACCACCCAAGAGCCTGTCTCCTCTGCACTCAAAAAGAAGGTTGTTCCAGGGAACCCTGTTCAGAGGACGTCCCTATGGAAGAGAGGTGCTGTCCATTACTGGGCAAGTGTGAGCTCGAGAAGATCGCAGACTTCGTCGGAGTCCCCCAGAACCCGGGCAAGTATAAGTCTCTGAGAATCCCGTTGCTGGACGACGAGCCGTTGTTCAAGCGAGATTACAACCTCTGCATTGGCTGCATGAGGTGTGTCCGCGCATGCAAGGACCTGAGAGGCGTTGAAGCGCTTGGATATGTAATCAAAAACGGCACCACATACCTGGGCACCATCAATGGATCGAAGCTCAAGGACGCCGGGTGCAGGTTCTGCGGAGCCTGCGTTGAAGTGTGTCCCACAGGTGCACTGACCGACATCAAGCCTTTCACCCTTTCCGAGAAAGAGAAAGTTCTTGTCCCCTGCAGGGACGCTTGTCCGGCAGGAATAGACGTACCGGCGTATGTCCGGGCAATAGGCAGAGGCGAAACGGACAGAGCCCTCTCGATTATTTACGAAAGCGCTCCTCTTCCAGGAATTCTGGGCATGGTTTGCCACCATCCATGCGAAGATGTCTGCAGGAGGAAAGAGATAGAAGAACCCATCTCCATATGCGGCATCAAACGATTTGCTGCAGAAAATGGAAAGCTGACGCACGCCTCTCCCCTGCTTCCCTCTACCGGCAAAAAGGTCGCGGTGATAGGTTCTGGTCCAGCAGGGCTCAGTACTGCCCATTTCCTGAAGCTGAAAGGCCATCAAGTTACTGTTTTCGAAAGAGAAGAGAAACCAGGAGGAATCCTAAGATACGGCATTCCCGCGTACAGGCTGCCTGATGCAGTCCTGGACAGCGAGATATCAACTGTGCTGGACGGAATTGAATTGAAGACTGAAGCTGCTCTTGGTCAAGATTTCCAGCTGAAGGACCTGGCAGACGAGGGATTTGACTGCGTGTTTCTCTGCACCGGAGCCGGAGAGAGTAAGAAACTTGAGATACCGGGCTCAGACAGTGAAGGTGTATATTGGGGCCTTGACTTCTTGAAGGAGATTAACAAGGGTGACAAACCAGCTCTCGGCGAGAACGTCGCGGTCATAGGCGGAGGAAATGTCGCCTTTGACGTTGCGCTGTGCTGCCTCAGGCTGGGAGTTCGACAGGTGACCGTCGTCTGCCTGGAGTGTAAATCTGAGATGCCCGCTTTCAATAAAGAGATAGATACTGCCAAAGAGGAAGCGGTCAGAATAATGAACTCCTGGGGACCAAAAGAGATAGAGTGCGCGGATGGCAAAGTCAAAGGAGTCTTCCTGAAGAAATGCACAGAGGTGTTCGACAAGAAAGGGAACTTCTCTCCTCAATACGACGAATCAGTCGTGGAACACATCGATGCTGACAATGTGATTCTTTCCATAGGCCAGGAGCCAGATGTGGATCTCATCTCTCTCCCTGGCATGCCAGAACACGATTCTTCAAGACTCCTTAGAGCAGAAGATACGAGAACAAACATCCCTACAGTGTTCGCTGGCGGGGATGCCACAAGAGGTCCTTCATCGGTAATTGAGGCTGTTGCAGACGGTAGGAAGGCCGCCGACGAAATCGACAGATTCCTGGGAGGCAGGGGCCCCGTTCGTACTTCCGGGCCTCAGCCCGCGAACCCTGAGATTGGTCGGGACGAACAGTTCTGTGAGCGTCTCAGAGTGGCAATGCCATGCGCTGATCCGTACGAGAGAGGAAAATCGTTCACCCCCATAGAACTTGGATATGGTGAGAAAGAGGCAGGCATCGAAGCAAACCGTTGCCTTCAATGCGACCTGAGACTACAGATTACTGAAGCTACTCTTCCTCCTGAGAAGTGGATACTTCTTGATCGTGAAGCTTTGAATGAAATCCCTGAAAAGGAAGGCGTGTACCAGCTGGCAGGCGAGAAGAAGATGGTGACAAAGATAGCCGGAACTCAGAATCTTCTACAATCACT
Proteins encoded in this window:
- a CDS encoding aminopeptidase, encoding MDKAVSKDDISRFSEVFDADPKNVLALNAVAKSGIGAVALNREVVNRVHHTYSHLIETPEVTNQKKSGRCWLFAGLNAFRLTATKKLNLEKFELSQAYLMFWDKLEKANFFLENIIKTRDEPLDGRLVMWLLANALPDGGQWDMFVNLIKKYGVVPKFAMPETESSSQSGPMNAVLVAKLREYAQVLRNMHADAASTDEMRSKKGEQMTEFYKMLTIHLGRPPQSFLWEWRDKDKEFHRHGNITPQKFFEEFVGSDTDDMVCLINAPTKDKPYDKLYTVQYLGNVAGGEIVRYLNVPMEVLKKATAAMIADDRAVWFGCDVGKMMERKMGILDNELYDYELVFGSQFKLDKAGRLDYGHSKMTHAMVLTGVDLDDTGKPIKWRVENSWGKKIGDKGYFVMADNWFNEFLYEVTVSKKYLTPKLLEVLDTEPVVLPPWDPMGALARNE
- the rsgA gene encoding ribosome small subunit-dependent GTPase A — translated: MRRRSMPPAPRSFHPMWRFWRLIVVSTLALCAWLHIERRAKRMDNSHTGDMKSGRVFKKSLGQYFVKADGRTVACSISSKLRKRLIYPVADPSSIRPHVVSVKDIRTVDPIAVGDIVSFLDAGDGSGLITEVQHRETKLSRRAAGRKLREQVIVVNIDQVVPVFSVARPKPKWRLLDRYLTDAEAAEVPVLICMTKMDLAKGEEVEEELSVYEDIGYPVVRTSAVTGLGLEEAKEALKGRVSVFLGKSGVGKTTLLNAIQPGLDLRVKEVSEATRKGKHTTSHLEMFELDFGGSVVDTPGMRELGLWNIDDEHMANLFREMRPYIGQCRFGLDCSHTHEPGCAVKEAVKTGDIAERRYESYVRMRR
- a CDS encoding methyltransferase domain-containing protein, whose translation is MSPSKGDLASMLKLEQFPMSSKYDAEWVLENQMGPSSLWLAEWLCSDMELKPGMRVLDMGCGKALSSIFLAREFGVQVWATDLWIEAADNWKRIRDAGLEDQVFPIHAEAHSLPYAEEFFDAIVCIDSYHYYGTDDLYLKYFVRFVRTGRQIGIMVPGLMRDFESDTLPEYLTKKQKSGGVFWDPSECFSFHTTTWWRRLWEQTGLVQVELVDTMPDGWKVWLQHEKAIHATGTKKFPSDVEVLEADRGQYIGFVRMVAHRKESKKNGQ
- a CDS encoding GNAT family N-acetyltransferase, which encodes MTENDVEAKIFGVLQKSAEGLQSEEIAANLGLTRHTVAKYLEVLRAKNKIHYRKVGRTKLWKTLFADIHIRSLEKGDVDTILEIMSNIGRPTAGEEEESLSYLRETVERHIERNEPLMNLGAELDKRLVGFVMGEIRAWEFGQREKTGWIKVLGVDPDYQGMGAGRKLGEALLSNFKASGVARVRTLVNWYEGDLLSYFRTLGFNTLNIIPLETKVTTRDRI
- the bzdN gene encoding benzoyl-CoA reductase, bzd-type, subunit N; the encoded protein is MKMKEMFKEFYEARHEYAKEWKKKNRGKVMGYFCTYVPEEMLYAAGVLPVRILGSHEPQDLTEPHIFGMFCPFCRDCLAQGLKGRFDYLDGIMIAQSCLHVRQAYTSWDLHIPTEYSYYLSTPHHVQSPRAIPYLAGELEDFKKSLEGWLGKKITDANLDKGIQIMNTNRSLLRELYELRKQEAPPLTGLDAMYAVVSGQMIDKVEHNRILEDTLKSLKNKQPERPTGSRLMLIGSEDDDTGFIEMVESLGATFVIDDHCTGSRYIWEDVKPNGDRLTAIAERYVKRVPCPTKDWPLRNRLPHILKLAKEYKVEGAVIAQQKFCDPHELDIPAIKKLLEENSIPTLFLELDVTVPIGQFKVRVEAFLEMLSEEDLF
- the bzdO gene encoding benzoyl-CoA reductase, bzd-type, subunit O, whose product is MAKYETERLKCWNKAKELRKNFYEDYAKAHEKGGIRWAGGAWSIGSIPAGLGRDVYPITSEPYAASIAFDRPFSEECLAAIEKEGYARDLCSYMRNYWGSVLLNKYAFGGEFPTPDFIWQDHICCSHAKWYQVVKDIEEKDIPYFCLDVAVGPYSELNENKLNYVVGQLHDAIEWMEKLTGRNYQDELLIEAVNDECRSTSVWAEVCALNKAIPAPLDEKSMYSLYVLGTLKKHSKDIADFYEELRDEVKDRVDRGIAAVGNERCRVMTDTQPPWGFLKIFRYMEKFGCISVGSLYTFGLIGMWEDKPDGTWGPKTTPQQKGIEIKDRDEALRIIAEWNLSKPEWQHFYHPKHKTDMMVRIAKEWKLDGVMLHYNRGCEGLSIGIAENRLGIQEAGFPVMTFEGNMGDEREFDEAKTVGRIDTFMESLGFSKDEE
- a CDS encoding CoA activase, which produces MVTAGIDVGAKSVKVVLLESGKVTSRSLKTIGLNTEAAINEAFESALSNNGIKREEISKIIATGAGRKEVKFADGELTEVGASAKGAHHLLDSARTVIDIGAEEGRAIKVNEKGKVADFAINEKCAAGAGAFTEAMSRALEVDLEDFGKLSLKSQKAIPMNAQCAVFAESEVVSLIHAKTRKEDIARAVHDAIADRIVSMARRVGIAKDVIVVGGVARNIGFIDSLKRTLETDVVVPEYPEYAAALGTALHAAETGGQ
- the bzdQ gene encoding benzoyl-CoA reductase, bzd-type, subunit Q, whose product is MSQDFWRWTEYRKTMPDVDWKKAQILTAGVDVGSVSSQAVVMADGKLFAYSNMRTGSDSPESAQKAMDWALEETGLTLDKIQFTVGTGYGRVNVPFANRAITEIACHARGANYLYGSSVRTVLDMGGQDCKAIRCDERGKVTNFLMNDKCAAGTGRGMEVFAELLQVPITEIGQMSLDIDEEPEPVSSTCVVFAKSEATGLLREGWPKNKVIAAYCSAMAHRIVTLLERIGIEKDFAITGGIAKNPGVVTRLNKELGIEPLKTEYDTQTAGAIGGALFGYALVKKGKAKAGAS
- a CDS encoding 4Fe-4S dicluster domain-containing protein; the encoded protein is MIANYGYMDGSGQYFIKIDSDKCDGCGDCVTACPAGVLEVGEDENDPFREEPVVKVTEDQRKKIKYSCGPCKPVANRPPLPCMAACKPGAIEHSW